The Loxodonta africana isolate mLoxAfr1 chromosome 1, mLoxAfr1.hap2, whole genome shotgun sequence genomic sequence ctgtaacctttatggaagctgtGTGAGAACCTCCCCAAACTTAGGTGATTGACCCTAATAAATGGAGTCCAGACTCCATTTTAACTTTCCCTAACCATTATTTACCTTTTAACATATTTCAGGCCTGTAAGTAGACATGTAACTAAGGAAATGCTCTTCTCTGTGCATAAGCTAAGGATGTGAAAAGACTGTTCCCAAAGCAAGTTTTAGTGTAAACGGCTTATCAGAAATCTCCTGCATAAGCAGCCCTTAGGAAACATCTTGCTCAAGAAGCTATTTTAACAGAATATTCTCAGAAAGAATGCCCTGTGATTATCTTATGCCAATCCTGCATACTCCCTTGTCATGTACTTTCTCAATTTAAGAAAATGATCTATCCAGATAACTCACATATGTACTTTGTACCAATACCCTTCGATTCCCCTCCTCCTAAGATGTACTGCCTCCCACTGCCCTAAAATTGTAAGCCTCAATCAGAAATACTGTACTGTAGGTAAGTTCCTGATTTCCCAATGTAAATGTACCTGTTCACCTTCAGTTCTTCGGAGCACTTGCCTTCCTTCTGTGAACTCAGCATGTCCCAGCTTCAAACAGTTTCTCGGCCTCCAATAAGTCTGTTTGCTTTTACTTTAGCCGAGTTGCTCTTTGACAAAGgctgctgccacatcttcctcccgcccAGCGGGCGGAGGGCTCGAACCGCCGACCTTGGGGGTTaccagcagagcgcttaaccactgcacaaacaGGGatccttttgtgccacccagggactcctaacttGGATATATTTAAATGGAATCACGTAAATTTAGCACTAACTTCCAAAACTAAAGGACTTATACAAGGACCTGGATTATGCAACATAGATCGAGAGGGATACCGGGAGGCAGAGTCTGAGAGGCAGGGGGATGAGATTTCCTCAGGTAATTAAAATAGTTATCAATTACTGTGTTGAACATTTGATGCCAATTTTAGCTTGTGATTCTCAAAGCACCTTTCTGATATATAGACTAACGTTTCTATTCAAAAGATGAAGACACTAACGTTAAAGTAAGAAAATCCAGCTTATGTCACAAAATACATCCTACACCTCTGAAGGTGAGATACAGAAGTCTGGAGAGGACAAACAAGGGGCGCCGTACATGCCTGGTTTTAACAGACACCCAGCTTATTCACTCATTTTGCACATTAGATTTCaattctctcctctctccccaaGACCATTCTACCAATTTCACTGGCCATTTCAATTTGATTTAAAGTGCACAAAAAGGTTTCTCTGGGAGGAAAAACGACTAATTTATATTTCAGTTATGGCGTATAAAATGCGTGGCAATGTATAATTTTGGCCACCGTGGGCAAGAAtctaaaataaaactcaaaacaTAAATGCTAGCTTAATAGGTGCAATCATTTCAGACCCTGAATAAACAGAATTTTTCTTAGTGCCCTTAAACAGGGCTTACTGCAAAAAATCCTGGGCAAGAATATGAAAACAAAGGAAGATAGCCTGCTGCCCACTAAAACCCATAGACTTAGTTTGCCTTTATGGGAGGAGATAAATTACGCTCCCATCTTTGCCCCTCCCACCTTCCTACCACTTCCGCATATGTGGTTCCCAACAAGGTCCGCCCCGGGGCTATAAATAAAAATCTCAGTTCTTTCCCCAGCACTTTGCTGTGTCCTTTGTTCTCGGCTATAGCAGAGATGTCTGGTCGTGGTAAAGGCGGAAAGGGCTTGGGAAAGGGCGGCGCAAAACGCCATCGTAAGGTTTTACGAGATAACATCCAAGGCATCACGAAACCGGCCATCCGACGCCTCGCTCGGCGTGGCGGAGTTAAACGTATTTCCGGACTCATCTACGAAGAGACTCGCGGGGTCCTGAAAGTGTTTTTGGAAAACGTGATTCGCGACGCGGTCACCTATACGGAGCATGCTAAGCGCAAGACCGTCACGGCCATGGACGTTGTCTATGCGCTTAAGCGCCAGGGGCGCACTCTTTACGGTTTCGGCGGCTAAATCTAAATTCATAGTTAAGTTTCAATGGCAATGCTAAAGGCCCTTTTCAGGGCCACCTATCTACTCACTGAAAAGAGCTAACCACTtaactagtgttttttttttctgctatctTTAATATATCTAAACTGCTGGcccctatagtttccaaggcttAAGTAGTATCTTAGCTCtattggtggcgtagtagttgacacaatagctgcaaaccaaaggtcgGTGATCTAAACCCACCGTCAGCAACACAGGACAGATGTGGCAGTTTAACTTTCATAAATATTTCGGCCTTGATTGCCCTATAGACCATTCTGTCACATAAGAGGAAACCCGGGtcgcttagtggttaagtgctacagctgctaaccaagaggtctgcagttcaaatccaccaggcgctccttgaaaacgatggggcagttctactctgtcctatagggtccctatgagtcgaaattgactcgacggcagtgggtttttttttttgtcacattaGATCGCTATAAATCGGAATCACTGactagcaatgggttttttaagctTCCAAAATATTGGAAATAAATGTTAAATTTAAGCAATGTAGTGTTGGGGATTTTATACCTTACTTGTCGAGCAAGAAATAGTCCCTCGTGTTTTTTGCAATATATACATTCTTCGTAAAGTCATCGATCTTGATAACAGTTTCTTTCCTGGTTGTTTAGGTTCTCCTTAAACCGGTTacggagttggttctgactgacGGCGACTCCATGTATAAGAATACAGCTGCTCCATAGCCTTTTCACGGGCTGATTTTTCAAACATCAAGAGCGCCGttcctttcttcagaggtgcctttgCTAGACTCGAAtgaccaaccttttcgttagcacccaggtgtgttaaccgtttgcaccactcagggattccacaGAATTCTTTACCCTCACCTCACATAAATACAATCCggtgaattttattttctttctactaATCTATTAGTTGCATGCATTAAAAGATGTGGCGTACTTCCGTTTTTCTCAAAATTTGAATATTCTACTGGGAAACAATTTTGGGGTAATAACTGATCCATTAGAGGCTATTCAACTGTCACTTAATAAAAAACATTTAAACAAGTGTTTGTCCTCCAGGTGGGCAGCccaagggaaagggggagaatgaGAGAAGCTCAGAAGGACTGTGGAAAGTGATGGCCACCGTGAGCAGGCCTCGCTGGCACATACAGGCTtatcttctctccctctcccttaaAGCATTAATAGTTACATAATCTAAGCTgactaatattattttttaatccacaAAGAATTAGGGGTTTGTCTAGTCTTATCACATCTGGTCTCATAATCCATTATAAAAGCAAAGGCTTTAATCATTCATCTCTCAAACTTGGTTTATGATGCTCAGTTATAAACCCAGAAAAAGAGCTACACAGACATTGAGCCCTGTCCTGGGACTCAGCCACACTGAAGAATTTCTCATCAGTCACTActtgcaaagaaaaagaaaaaaggcactaAAGTACTGACCAGACTGTCCTCAGTGTCTTGGCTTCTATATGAGGTCACAGGCAGCAGCTTACTTAAAATCAGGTCAAGGTATTCGCCCTGCTCTTACCTCTAACAAAGATTTCTGACCGAAGGTTAATCAGTCAGGGTACTGTGGGAGAAAGCAGTTATATAGGTTaactttctttttagtctttaggTGTCTTACTTTTCCTGATGGTTAGAGTGGTGGACACACTTTTAGGATGGCTCTCATGATCCATACCTCCTGGTGGTCACCCTTAATGTGATGCCGGCTCCCTGAATGTGGACAGGACCTGTAACTTGCTTCTAACCCAGAAAATGCAGAAGCGATGATATTATGTAAATGATGTGTATATGATTGTTACCTTAGATTGTAGCACGTGTCTTGCCTTAAACTCTCTCCTTGCTGATTTTGATAGACTAAATGTCCATGTTGGAAGGTCTAAATGACAAGAAACTCAAAGTCCCCTTTAGGAACTTAGAAAGATCTCCAGCCAACAGCCTGCAAGGGCCTccagctaataaaaaaaaatagccagcaaGAAAATTAGACCCTCAGCCCTCCTAAAACCTCAAAGAAACAAATCCTGCCAACATCCTTAGAATGGAAGCTGATGCTTCCTCAGTCAAATGTACAAGAGACCTCAGCCTTGACTGACACTGTTTTGCATCCTTGCACAGGAGCCTGCTAAGCAATGCCCAGACTCCCAGATGTGTTTTATTTGAAGCCACTATAGGATAATctgttatacagcaatagataactaatacagttcGATAAATCACTGGGCATCTAGAACAATCCAGGGCCAACCTAAAACATAGGATGAAATGAAACTGCAATCTTTAAGTGggttatattttttttcttttcactaacTGCAGGCAGGAAATacataaatgaaatacaaaactgTATGTCAAAATTAAGGTTTCAGAGAGTATTCCAGCACAATCTAGGGTTGGTTATAATCAAAAACCTCAAGGAAGCACAagttaaaggaaataataaacttTCTTAATAAAAATCTGCAGAATAACGTGGGATAAAGCTGACtgcagtagttaaaaaaaaaaaaagcaagctttATTTAACACAGTATTATTTGCTGTGCAAAAACATCCTTTACTAATGGGAAACAAAAGCCCAAATAAAGAGTCCTGAGGAGTCTCAAACAATTTAGAACAGGTTGAATTTGAAAATGTAAAGCATGACTGCAGTACCACTTTAAATATTTAGGTATTAGAACTCTCATTGTTAAATGGAGCGGCTCTGAAAACAGCCTTTGAAAAGTAAATTCCAGAAAAACTTTTACTTGTAGCTGGTGTTCTTGGTGACAGCCTTGGTGCCCTTCGACACAGCATGTTTGTCCAGCTCCCCAAGCCAGCAGCAGACACACGACCTTCTGGGTCTAGCGTTTGTTGTATTGCGCCAGGAGCAACATGTGCTTGGAGATATCATTGATAATGATGCCCACAGCCTTGTACATGATGCTGGTGTTGGGGTGCACCTGGTCCAGCACTCTATAGACATATATGGAATAGCTCTTCTTGAGGCCTCTTTTAAACGTTTCTTGCCATCTTTCTTCTGCACCTTGGGAACCACCTTTTTGGAGCCCTCTTTAGGTGCCGGAGCAGACTTGGTAGGTTCTGGTATTGTAAACAATCACACTAACAAAAACGCTGCACTACTTGAAATTTCAAGACAAGAAAATTCTGTAGTATTTACATTgtgcataaacaaacaaacaaacaaacaaaaacccactgccatagagtcaattccgactcatagcgacaccatagagtttccaaggctgtaaacatgTACCACCCTAGAAGAGGAACCTCTGGTGGTTATCAACaggcgacctcttggttagcaatctGTCAcattaactactgcaccacgagAGCTCTTTATATTGAGTATAGGCAAACAAAACACTCAAAAACCCATTCCCCGCAAGTAGATCCCAATTCATATCGACCAAGCATTTACAAATCTAAACATAGATTGGCCAAAATTAGCCAATACATTAAAAGTATGTAAATGAAGAATTCCAAAACCGCtttttttattggctgtaatctggAACACCTTGTCGCAAGTCCCGTAGGTTgatttataatatttttcttactttattcactaaggaaatagacaaagaaaaaaaattcttttattcttCAATTAGCTGTGAAGTGTCACATTtggaaacaaaaaccaaagaaagacATCCGTTTATCAGGCCGAGCCAATTGAGTTTTTCATTAGAGATCGGCTCGGGTCTCCCGTCAGAATGCCGAGTTCCTAAACCACTATGGTATTCTAAATAAATATATCCTAAATAAATATATTCTCATAGTACTCTGGATCGCCGCCATCTTCTCGAAGTTCCCACATTGTGAAGGTTCTCTTGACATTAAACAGGGCAGATATTCTATAATGCAACAATGAAGAGACGGACAATAGTGTTAAATTGTCAGTTTGAATCAAATTCGATATTGAAGACCCTGGGATTCCAGCACCTTAAAATTTGCTGCATGTACCCTGAACAGTAGGTATATCGTGGGAGATCAGCCTTGAGTGAATTAAatacataactaaaaatgtaaaGAAACCGGGGTTCATGACAAGATGCTTTGACAATGGAGGTTGAAACACCGGAATGAGGAAGGGGAATTAGTTCCGGATGAGAACGGGTTAATGAAGGAGCTTAAAAAAGCGCGGGTGATTTTGAAAAAAGTAAAATTCAAAAGAACTTTCTCTTTCTAGCATATTCTATTTCGTATATCCAAACAGGAGAAAGCTACAAGGATATTAGATTAATATGAATTATTAGACTTGCGGGTCATAGTTTTATGTGTGAAGTGTTAACAAAGAAACTAGTATGCAGACAATTATTTTCGAAAGGAGACTGGGGGGGGCGGGTGTTACTATGTAAAGTTAACGAATCAGAAACTGCCATGCTCTGGATAAACCAATCCTGAACTGCTCAGGCATTTCCGGAAGTCAACAGCCAGGAATTACCCTTAATCCAATCAGAGAGGTTCTGTCACTGTATAAATAGGGGAGCAAGCGTGCAGCTTTACCACGGTTATTTCGGAGATAAAACATGGCCCGAACCAAGCAGACAGCCCGCAAGTCCACCGGCGGCAAGGCGCCCCGCAAGCAGCTGGCCACTAAAGCTGCCCGCAAGAGCGCCCCGGCCACCGGCGGCGTGAAGAAGCCCCACCGCTACCGGCCCGGCACCGTGGCGCTGCGCGAGATCAGGCGCTACCAGAAGTCCACCGAGCTGCTGATCCGCAAGCTGCCTTTCCAGCGGCTGGTGCGCGAGATCGCGCAGGACTTCAAGACCGACCTGCGCTTCCAGAGCTCGGCGGTCATGGCGCTGCAGGAGGCGTGCGAGGCCTACCTGGTGGGGCTGTTTGAGGACACCAACCTGTGCGCCATCCATGCCAAGCGCGTCACCATCATGCCCAAGGACATCCAGCTGGCCCGCCGCATCCGCGGGGAGAGGGCGTAAATTGTCTTCCCAAGTGACTACTGACTTTGAAACCAAAGGCTCTTCTCAGAGCCAACTATATTTTCTGTGAAAGATGCTGTGATTGGTGATAAGAAACGAACTTAACGTGCTCAACTGGCAAGCTTTTGGTGGCTTTCTTTGAATTCTCCATTTTTGTGTGCCCCAGGAAAGGCTGGAGTTTATGAAGACCTAAGCTGTCTCCACGCAGCTTacgccctgcttttttttttttttttttttttgcgctgGTAGCCTTTGCTTGTCGCTCTGCCTTAACTACCTTTTCGACTTTCTTGGCTCCCGCAAGCTCTCCTGGCTGCCTCTCCGCGGTTTAGTCGTAAGTTTGGTGTGACCTTCCTCATCTTTTTCTTACTTGGCGTGCCACGTTTCTGGTCCTTACGGCCTTAGGTTTTCCCCGAGCCTTCCTAGAACTTGAAGGAGACCGAGGTTCCCGTGACTTTGGTCTCCTAAAATTAGGTTGCCTTTGCTCACCAGATTTCTTAGGCCCAGCTTGATGGCTTACTCTTGTTGCTGGCTGTCTCCAGCTCCTACCTTCGACAGGAAATCCCCCTGCGCCAACATTTAGGTCTCTGACACTGGGGGACCGGTCTTgggccctccctcccccacccgccccccacccccgcgTATTTGGCGGCCTTATTTACCCGGGTTTTCTTTGcaaggttggagccctggtggggcagtggttaagcagtcagctgttaacagaaaggtcagcagttcgaatccaccagcggttccagagatgtggcagtcggcttccttaaagatgtacagccttggaaatcctaggaaGAGATTGTACATGTCGTGCAGGGTcgccagggtcgctatgagtcggaattgacacagttgggctttttgtttgttttcgttttttgaggggggaggggggagttcTTTGCAAGGGCGGAGGCTGCAGATGTCAAAAACAGGCCTGAGTGTGGATGAAGAACGCAGGAATCATAAGCCCAACTTCTTAGCTGACACCCTCCAGGGAAACTAAACTTTCCCAAATACCCCCATTTTAATCCCTAAATCaggtgacattaaaaaaaaaaaaaattgcctcgagtccaactcatagtgaccctataagacaaggtggaactgccccacagggcttcacAAAGAGCACGTGCTAGATTCAAACAGCCGGCCTCTTAGaagccggagcacttaaccactacaccacccggaTTTCCAGATCAAGACCCCTGAAAGCCCgtaattctcattaaaagacacGTAAATCCTTTCTGTTAAAAGTTCTCCCTAATAGAAAATACCGTTTTCATTTTCctgtccacaaaaaaaaaaaaaaagct encodes the following:
- the LOC100666562 gene encoding uncharacterized protein LOC100666562, whose amino-acid sequence is MARTKQTARKSTGGKAPRKQLATKAARKSAPATGGVKKPHRYRPGTVALREIRRYQKSTELLIRKLPFQRLVREIAQDFKTDLRFQSSAVMALQEACEAYLVGLFEDTNLCAIHAKRVTIMPKDIQLARRIRGERALVFLVTALVPFDTACLSSSPSQQQTHDLLGLAFVVLRQEQHVLGDIIDNDAHSLVHDAGVGVHLNMARTKQTARKSTGGKAPRKQLATKAARKSAPATGGVKKPHRYRPGTVALREIRRYQKSTELLIRKLPFQRLVREIAQDFKTDLRFQSSAVMALQEACEAYLVGLFEDTNLCAIHAKRVTIMPKDIQLARRIRGERA
- the LOC100666280 gene encoding histone H4 — its product is MSGRGKGGKGLGKGGAKRHRKVLRDNIQGITKPAIRRLARRGGVKRISGLIYEETRGVLKVFLENVIRDAVTYTEHAKRKTVTAMDVVYALKRQGRTLYGFGG